A single window of Fibrobacter sp. DNA harbors:
- the hisE gene encoding phosphoribosyl-ATP diphosphatase: MTFEEMYALACQRKKEMPEGKGTTELFKKGPHAIGKKLVEEAAESWQAARFESRDAQCLELSQVLYYVAVMMAEKGLTLEEVYAKL, encoded by the coding sequence ATGACGTTTGAAGAAATGTACGCTCTGGCTTGCCAGCGCAAGAAGGAAATGCCCGAAGGCAAGGGAACCACGGAACTCTTCAAGAAGGGTCCGCACGCCATCGGCAAGAAGCTCGTGGAAGAAGCCGCAGAAAGCTGGCAGGCCGCCCGCTTCGAAAGCCGCGACGCCCAGTGCCTGGAGCTTTCGCAGGTTCTTTACTACGTGGCCGTCATGATGGCCGAAAAAGGTTTAACTCTCGAAGAGGTGTACGCCAAACTATGA